The stretch of DNA ACTTTTGTTGATATGTTAATCCTTACCAAACTTGGTCGAGATGGTGTCATACTATATTATTCGAGATGTTCTCAATCATATATGgtacataaataattatatttgattaattttttgttttatttgaaggaATTGTATTATATTGTTTTACGAGGCTTATTGAAAATTGATTGAACGTGTATGAATTTGAGGTCATAATTTAGGATGATGTTTGAATTGTTGTATTAAGTATTGACACCTACATTGTAACAAAAAATCCCTTATTTTTATTGTCAATCAAAGTCACGTAGATTATTATGTGATGAGAAATTGAGGAAAGTTCTTACCTACTACGACATGAGCAGTGTGTTGTATATGATTTGTAAGTTCATTTATAAGTGCTagtataaaatgaaatatacttaatatgaatatttcaaaatatattaaaatatattagtaaatatcttatttataaaataatttttaacataatatctATATAACTTTTGCATGTTGTTAgtattagaaaatatattatttatgaaattttaattaagttatttttttttatattattctctcgtattaaaaatttgttttcattatatgTGAATAAGAGTATCACATAGAAGATACTAAAGACtttttttgatatatatatatatatatatatatatatatatatatatatatatatatatattatgttatgttatggAATATTTGACACtatcatttaaattatgttattttatatactaTTTTAACATGATACAATTGAATATGCAAATATTAAACACAAATGTATAATCATATAATGTTTTCGTTGACCcgcatttaaaaaataatattttttcaatccatcctaatttaaattaaattataagaatttaaaCTCATTTTTACATTCTGTCTGATTTTATTTGTATTCTCTTCAAGATGTTTCTTGAGAGggttttaaatttgttattttatgacATGAAAAAGCatcattcaattaaaaattatcaccattataattttatccacttaaaagtaaatttgaaaaccCACACTTATCTTTAAACACGAATAGTATTGTAAATACTTTTATggtttacatatttatttttacacgtGCAAACACGGATGTCATTAAAAGAATGGTagaataattattgttttgtatGATAATAAAAACAAGGAAACATAGTTAAAAAGTCTGGTATaactattaaaatatgtaataaaattataaaatatttgacttCTGTTAGATGGTTATAAACAAATGTGTAAGAGTAGGTTTTTTCACATAACTAACAAATTGGTTAACAAAGATAATAGGAAATTTTCCCTGttataaacatttttcaattttaatgatgtggactattaagaaattatttttctaaacaaaacCATTCTATTGTTCAagtaaaattttcttttttaatgacGAAATTCTCatcatatttcttcttttaatatGAGAAATTGTTTATTGTTGAAATTCTGTATCTAAATGGATATTTGATAACATATTTTTCTagatgtatatttatttataaaaaaatattttatttaaaatttataattttttagtaatatatgtaaatataaatttaaaaatatatttaatttaatatttataaattagttggaaataaaaattttaaagagtaattgtaataaataaaataatataagtatattgtaattatgttaataaaaaaattatcataataaaatatagtaattatgattgtcttttataaaattaattttaataaatttgtagttctttaaaataatctatgtaatatttttgtgtattttagttagaacataaaattaaataataacatgaGATAAAACATTTaggtttatttataaaaaaaatatttaaagaacatattaaaaaagtatataatttttataaatttatttatatctttctaatattttctttaactttcttttataaataaattaaatattttatatttatattgctCAATATTAACTTTACatcaatttcatttcaaaaattttcaccaataaccatattattatgtaatttttttttctaacttattaaaaaattacttaaattattttaaccaaataactatacatttatctaatttaattttagaaaaaacaaccataaataaaatattttattatgataatatttctattattataattacaatatatttaaattatcttatttagtatttttccaaaattttaacttccaattaatttatgaatattaaattaaatttattttttaaatttatattcacataactttataaaaagttttaaatgttaaataaattaatttattataaataaatttattgctatatataaaattaataagaagTATTGCTAATAATtcaatccaccaaaaatataatTCCAATAGTAAACaatgcaaaattataaaaagaaaccATTATCAGAACTTAGtctattgaaaaagaaattatccttaaatagtaaaaagatttactttgataaaaaaattctaataatttccttacattaattaaatcaaaaaataatttataagtcAAGATAATAGTacaaagagtttcaaaaaagggaaaatatataaaaataagttattaaaatcatttattactattaatcATTAGAAATGTTACATTTTCTTCTCATTATATGCCACtcaaatacattatatatatcttttaaatataatggaTTGATTTAGTTTGTTCGAAACTACatttttgtttgatatttgaTTCGGGAAAACAATCAAAacacaaagaataaaattataagaaactAACAAATTGGTTAACAAAGATAATAGTacaaaaagttttaaaagaataaaacaaaatataaaaattagttattaaaatcatttattactattaatcATTAAAGAcgttaaattttcttttcattaaatACCACTGAAATacaaatacattatatattttttaacataatggATTGATTTAGTTGTCAGAAATTACCTTGTAACATGTGATATTAGACACAACAATCAAAACATAAAGAATAAAatcatcataaaatatataaaaaaaaattatacattttttgaCTTCTATTGATggttataattaaatctaaataatcgaactaaaaattggttaaaaaagataatagtaaaaaaatgttttaaaaaaggtaaaaaaaaaacaagttattaaaatcatttattactattaatcATTAAAGGcgttacatttttcttttcattaaatatcactcaaatacattatatacatatttttaattataatggaTTGATTTAGTAGTTACATTGGTCGTAACCTTTATATTAGAAACAACATTCAAAACTTGAAGAAGAATAAAATCATAacttgaagaataaaataataataaaatatgtaacaaaattattaaatattttacttatgtTGATGGTTATAATTAAATCTGTCTatgagtaatttatttatacaaataatcgAAACTAATAAACTGGTTATCAAATATAATAGTACAGAGAGttttaaaaaaggtaaaaaaatataaaaataagtgattaaaataatttattactaCTAATAATTAAAGAcgttatattttcttttcattaaaaaccactaaaataaattatatattttttaaaatataatgaattgaTTTAGTCGTTAGAAAGTACATTAATTGTAACATTTGATATTAGAATAcgattataataaaatatgtaacaaaattataaaatattttattttgttgatggTTATAATTAAATCTGTCTAGGAACAGcttttttatatgaataatcGAAACTAGCAAATTGATTAACAAAGGGttttaaaaaaggtaaaaacaaatataaaaataagttattaaaatctttttttactattaatcGTTAAACAcgttacattttatttttcattaaataccactaaaatacattatatatatatatatatatatatatatatatatatatatatatatatatatatatatatatataatggaataTTTAGTTGTCAGAAGCTTGATTGTAACATTTGATATTaggacaaaagaaaaattatatatatctttatcaTTCTCTTCAATTTATTCCTATCATGTTTTTTTGAGACATATATGTTAATGATAGCTACTAAATATGTAATAAACATTGTAAGATGATAAAttacgaaaatatttttctcaaacaGGTGATGTTTTGTTATGAAAAGCTACACTAAGATGTTGTTGGaatcaacatttttaaaaatattgtcatgatattataattgataattaataattaatttccaTAAATCAAAAGAACTTGGTTAAACATCTTGACCCAGGTATTGATAAGGAAGAACATGGGTGATTGAGTCATATGGTCGTGTTCTGTGTTCTTACTTGAAAATGGTCACTATTCTTGACCAATGGAGAGAGTGATGACTTGCCTCTGACCCATGGTAGAGTTAGTcaagttttttgtttgtttctatGGTTTTATAGTTGCAGTAACTCGTGGATTAAACTAATCATACACACTTGGATTACGTTTGTCTTCAACATTGGAAGTGTAGTAGAAGCCTTAGACTAACCCATCTTGGTAATTTCAAACTCCAATAAAGAAACCAACACAGACACACTCTCTTGTGCTTCTCTACAACTTTTTCCCCCTCCTTTCCTCATGCATTCAGACCAAACAACACAACTCAAAGGATTCTAAACTCGTGGATCTGGCACAACAAAACTCGTATCAGTTTCTGACTCTGTCCTTCCTTTGACTGTGTTTTCTAAAACTTGAAACACAATGGGTTTTTCGGGTTACTCGTTTGTGGTAACATTTCAGTCTTGTGAGTTGTGAAAGCTTGTGTGAGTGTTGTTACTGTTTGTGGAAAGTTGGTTCTTGTTGTTTGTGGGATTCAGGAAGCAAATGGGTCCAAGTGGAACCATAGATTTTTCAAAGTGGTGGGTTAAGGAGAGTTCAAGTTCAAGAAAAGGGAACCCGGTTGTGGTGACCATGGAGAACCCCAATTACTCAGTGGTGGAAATTGATGCACCGGACTCAGCATTTCAGCCACTTGACAAGGAGAGAGGAAAGAATGCAAAACAGTTCACATGGCTTCTTCTTCTGAAGGCGCATAGAGTTGTCGGTGGCCTTGCTTGGCTTGGGAATTCCCTTTGTTCATTGCTCCATTCTGTGAAGAAAAGATTGTTCTTGGGGCACGTGGAGACTGAGATGTCTGCAAAGGCGAGGTTTTTGTTTCGGGTGATTCTCACTTTCCTCGTGATGGCTTTGGCATTCTTGTCCTTTGAGCTTGTTGCTCACTTCAAAGGGTGGCACTACTTTCAAAACCATAACTTGCACCTTCCAGAAGCTTCAGAGATCACAGGATGGTTTCACACTGCCTATGTTAGGTGGTTGGAGTTTCGAGCAGACTATGTTGCCCCCCCAATTCAATCTCTCTCAACCTTCTGCATTGTTCTGTTCTTGATTCAGTCTGTGGATCGAATACTTCTCTGCCTAGGTTGTTTCTGGATCAAATTCAAGAAGATTAAGCCTGTCATTGATGGAGACCCCCTCAGTTCACATGATTTGGAAGGATCCAACCAGGGATACCCTATGGTGCTCGTTCAAATTCCCATGTGCAATGAGAAAGAGGTGACACACTTCTCTTAATCCTACCCAATTAAATCTTGGTGctttcaaacaaaacaaaaaaaattgtcggTGCCAAAACAAATCAATTATGAAGTGGTTCCTTTGAACATACTATTATCATTATGATGATATGATTATTCGTCCCTCCCtccttaatttttctttttgttttcatcaTAAAGTTTGCTGTCTTGAGTTATAATactaatgatgatgatgatgttattGTCCCGTTTTGATTATTTATCTGAAAGGTAGATTAGTGTGCTGATTTTAAGGATTGCAACTCTTGCTGATAATGATGTTGATGAGTTTGACATTAAGTGCATGTAGGTATATGAAGTATCGATTTCAGCAGCGAGCCAACTTGATTGGCCAAAAGATCGGTTGCTTATTCAAGTTCTGGATGACTCTGATGATGAGAGCATACAGTGGTTAATCAAGGGAGAAGTCTCTAAGTGGAGCCAAAGAGGTGTGAATATAATCTACCGTCACAGGAAGTTCAGAACTGGCTACAAAGCGGGTAATCTCAAGTCTGCAATGAGCTGTGATTACATCAAGGATTACGAGTTCGTTGCTATTTTTGATGCTGATTTCCAACCAAACCCAGATTTCCTCAAGCAAACTGTTCCACATTTTAAGGTGGTTAAATCTTTTCCCTGCTTCATTTCTTGTTATTCCAAATTATCTTTTTGTGCTTTAGTTTCCCATTTTTGAttcttgtgtgtgtgtgttctgCAGGGTAATCCTGAGCTGGCATTGGTGCAGGCTCGGTGGGCTTTTGTGAACAAGGACGAGAATTTACTGACACGACTCCAAAATGTTAATCTATGCTTTCACTTTGAGGTTGAACAACAGGTGAATGGGGTCTTCCTTAATTTCTTTGGTTTTAATGGAACTGCTGGTGTTTGGAGAATAAAAGCACTTGAAGAATCTGGTGGCTGGCTTGAGCGAACAACTGTAGAAGACATGGATATAGCAGTTCGAGCCCATCTGAATGGTTGGAAATTTATCTTTCTCAATGACGTTAAGGTACATGTTCTGCTTTGTTTTATTTAGTTGTCTTTGGGGTTTTTAAATCAAGCTAATGCTATCAGTTTGAATCAATTTCTGTTTGCCTACAGCTGACAATAACactttttgtatttattgaTTTGGAAATGTGATATGAACTAGAATTGGATGAAGTAATTATCTGCAGTAACTCTTAAGACATGTTTCACTAATTTTTGGGGTGAAATAACAGTGAAAAACTGTTTATGTGAACAATTCAGTTGCAATTAGTCTAAATAACTTCTTTCAGGTGCTTTGTGAGCTTCCTGAATCATACGAAGCTTATAGGAAACAACAACATCGATGGCATTCTGGTCCTATGCAGCTCTTTCGTTTGTGCCTTCCAGCGATTATAACCTCAAAGGTGATGATGCATTTCCTGTTACTGTCCATGCACTGTTTTGTAGTAAAGTACAATCTAAACATGTTCTGATTTCTCAATTTCTCAACATTGCAGATTGCATTCTGGAAGAAAACCAACCTAATTTTTCTGTTCTTTCTTCTCAGAAAGCTAATCCTCCCATTCTATTCTTTCACATTGTTCTGCATCATTCTTCCTTTGACAATGTTTGTCCCAGAAGCCGAGCTTCCTATCTGGGTTATTTGTTACATTCCTGTATTCTTGTCCTTCTTGAACATTCTTCCTGCCCCAAAATCCTTTCCCTTCATTGTTCCTTACCTCCTCTTTGAGAACACAATGTCAGTAACCAAATTCAATGCCATGGTGTCCGGTTTGTTCCAGTTAGGAAGTTCATACGAATGGATCGTTACAAAAAAAGCCGGTCGGTCATCAGAGGCTGATCTATTAGCAGCTGAAGAAAGGGATTCAAAGGCCATGAGTCTCCAACTTCACAGAGGAGCTTCTGACAGTGGACTTTCTGAGCTTAACAAAATAAAGGAAAGCCAAGAAGCAGTTCCAAAACCCCCTGTGAAGAAAATGAACAAGATATATAAGAAAGAGCTTGCCCTTGCATTCTTACTGCTAACTGCTGCAGTTAGAAGCTTGTTATCAGCACAAGGCATGCACTTCTACTATTTACTGTTTCAAGGTGTTTCATTCCTCCTTGTAGGCCTGGATTTAATTGGAGAACAGATGAACTAGAGGATCAGAAAGGATGtgtaaaatagaaaattgatTGTTACAAACTTCAATAATTAAAGAAGCCAACCAATGTGGATTGCTACAAGACAAGTTGGTTTTCGCAGTTATATTCATGGTGCCTGAATAAGGCTCAGGTAACATGCTGAAAGCCACCGTGGGTCATATCATAAATAAGTGTTATTCTTCAAggaatttatagattttttttttccttttttttttctttctcttcctcgTTTTACTTGTCCTTCTATTGTTATCTATCACAAtacattcatttttctttcccttttcaGTTTTCTGTGACGTTGAGCTGATTCATTTTATGTCAGGATAACCCTGTTGCTTACATCACTTTTGATTCATATGTATGTATCTATCTGTTGAATGACACTGATATGTTACAACTCCCAACAAATACCTACTCCCTTCAATGCCAAGGTTTATATGTTTCTGGATCCATATTTCACTACATGAAATTAGTGTATTTGGTTTGTTGGTAAAAAACCACAAATCACCACAAAACTAGACATTTTATGCTTCAAAAAACATCAGGGAGTTTAACATACCTTACTCTACCAATATGCAACTTGTTTATTCATGCTATGAATGAAGTTATACTTTATTTACTTTCTGCTCTGGTGGCTATTTATTATCTCTATATCATGATTGTTTTTGTGAGATAAATGCTGAAAGTAGTTTAGAatggtaaaagaaaagaaaatagtgtCGGCAGGGGAATGTTTTCATTAGTAAGGATTTTGGACCTTGGATTTGGCCAGGGATGAGAATCGTGTGAGTGACCCACTTGGACCCATTTGTTTTAATTCAAGCTTTAACCAtaaccaaaaagatattttaggtCATACTTAACTCCCAAATTGGACCCTTGTCAATCGCCATTTCAATAATTGTAGGGCACATGTGCACATACCTCTCAAGAAGGCTGGTGGACCCTGCTGTCTCAAcaaagcattttttttatgcttttgaaATACTTAAGTCTTGAATCCATCATAACAAACATGCTCTTTCTTCAGCACTTTACTAAGAGATTGTAGCCAAGATTCTAAACGAATTTAAAAGGGCAAATCTTTTTCCtcacaataaaattttaaatagttctACTGGTTTACATGATCTGGCCACTTTACCAACTAACACTGAATGTACTTTTACTTTCATCTTTCCATCTCTGACATAAGAAGTAcatttcatatttgtttttatgtCATTCAATCTTTGATCTTAATGCTGTTGTTTTTAgatgcaaaagaaaataaagatccCCCACCTATCTTCTTCTGTGATTTTTATGACAAGAGAAAAAAACCATCGAAAGGTTTTAGTTACATCATACTTTTTTCAAGTAAAGAATCCTTTTTTTGGTATCAGTTTGATGTTTTTTAAGATTTGcacttttttttcaagaaagacTTGTGTGGGCAAACAATTTCTTCATTCTATATAGGTAGTAGGAAAGGAGTGCTAGATGTTTATTGACAGGACATTCAACAAAAAGCTAGTTACCATCTTTTGGTTCTGTGCTGTTGACCGTGTTCATCTATGGCACCTGATTCATAATCAACGCTCAAAGCGTACAATAATAGCGAAGGGAGTATCAGTGCTCGTGTGCTTCCTTCAACCTAATTGTAGTAAAGTGCAAATCTCAATTTTCTGATATTCAGAGGAGGAACAAAGAAGATAGCATATAAAACTAAGAAGGATGAACAAAAAATCAGTAACTTTCTTTACCaaactatttcttttattatatttaatgtctAATACATTTATAACTCTTAAAAACGTGGACTTTAtatctaattcaattttataaaatcaacttGTAAGAAGGAACAAGCTAAAAGGGATGAACAAAAATCGATAACTTTTATTgtcaaactattttttattatatttaatgtttaacacaaatataaatgttaaaaaataaattttaaatctaacttaatTTTACAAGATTTACTTGTAAGATTCAATTTGCATcgatttatatatttgtaaaattagatttctatcaatttatatattgtaaattagtCTTATCATAAGACTTTCAACAACATCAGTGATAAaacattcctcaacatttcttCGTTGTACTAAGATAAAGAGTGAAAATTACAAGTTGTTTTGGTTTATGCAGTGCTTAACACTGGACCTACAATACTTTACCGGCATATAATAATACCAGAGTAAGGTTGATAGAGAATTGGTTAAGGAAAAAGCTTGAATCTTGTAAGAATATGTTTTAAGAAACGTGTCTTTTTATGATTTAGGATTGAGTGGAATAGACGGCCATGTTGCCATACTGAAGGATCCTTGGACGTTACTGCTAATGCTGCCATAATCGTGCAATCTTTGGACCCTTCATTAAAGGTGACACCAAGCTTGGCCCGTATTGCCAAAAGCAATGTCCCTCTCCCTCTAACTCCAAGTGTCTTATGCACTCATTCTCCACCGACAATTCTGACCTTAaaaaaaacaaggaaaaaaGACATTTCACCTTTTACGCATTTAATTTTACACCGTATGTTTGTGTTACTGGTTCATGTGAATCACGTTCGCTCGAGGTTTCTTGGAACAATTCGTAAAGCAGTCAAAAGTCATCTATCAACAGAGTTTTTAATTCATATGTTAGCTCATTCAACTCAAGGCAGACATAAAAAATTGTACAGTACCCTGTAATTAAAACTTTATAGTTGAGGAAAGGGAAATGCAATTTTTCTTCTACGCGACATCACCATGTGAGGATGTACTATGCTTGGATGTTACAAAAGAAAACAGTATTTCAACCGAAATATTTAATGTGTATGAAGTTCAAGCTATCTTGAGGTTGAATGAGGATATTAAACATTGCTCTGCTGAGAATGTAGCAGTAACTTCTCATTTCACCTTATCTCAGCTAAACATGTGACATTGCATCCAACGTACTATTCTCTTGACTACTTCTGCAATGAGTTCATCTATACAGAAACTGCAAACGTGGACACGAGTCATACTTCCGTCATATATGCCTTAGAAACTTGTCTGTTTGCACATCATTGATTTGGGCACAACTGTTAACCGAAGAGTCGTTTTAACTCTCTAAGGGAGCATAACCACTATCTTCATTGATCTTCTTGTAATGATGTGTAATCCTTCACCATTAAAATCTCCCCGCATAACTTTCGTGGGACTTGCTCCAGTTTTGTACCTTCTTGCCATGCTTGCCCTACTGAGACCCCAGGTCCTAGATGGCGAACATACACAACAATTTGATCGTTGAAAGGATAAGGATGCTTAGCTGCAAAAACAAAAGCCAATAAAATTGGGGTATACCGGGACTCTGAAAATTGACATGATCACCCAGCTTGATTCTAGTGTATTACAGAGAAAATAAATGAAGAGGTACAAATGTAACTAGAAAATAATGCAACAAGAATACACCATGCTGACATCTACCACAGaacttaaattttaacatatacaAGTATAAATTCTTTAAACAATATAAGATGTGTACTTTCAGAACTGAGATTATCTCTTtacaaaagaaataagttgCTACCTGATCTTGGAAAGCCTGATGGGAGCTCTTTGATGTCATATAGTCCATCCCCGAATTCATATGCTAAATCGCATGGCTGTTCAGTTGACATCACTTCATTAAGTTGTCTCACCGCAAAATACAAAGGGGAGAAGGAGTCAGCAAA from Vigna unguiculata cultivar IT97K-499-35 chromosome 8, ASM411807v1, whole genome shotgun sequence encodes:
- the LOC114194613 gene encoding probable xyloglucan glycosyltransferase 5, which codes for MGPSGTIDFSKWWVKESSSSRKGNPVVVTMENPNYSVVEIDAPDSAFQPLDKERGKNAKQFTWLLLLKAHRVVGGLAWLGNSLCSLLHSVKKRLFLGHVETEMSAKARFLFRVILTFLVMALAFLSFELVAHFKGWHYFQNHNLHLPEASEITGWFHTAYVRWLEFRADYVAPPIQSLSTFCIVLFLIQSVDRILLCLGCFWIKFKKIKPVIDGDPLSSHDLEGSNQGYPMVLVQIPMCNEKEVYEVSISAASQLDWPKDRLLIQVLDDSDDESIQWLIKGEVSKWSQRGVNIIYRHRKFRTGYKAGNLKSAMSCDYIKDYEFVAIFDADFQPNPDFLKQTVPHFKGNPELALVQARWAFVNKDENLLTRLQNVNLCFHFEVEQQVNGVFLNFFGFNGTAGVWRIKALEESGGWLERTTVEDMDIAVRAHLNGWKFIFLNDVKVLCELPESYEAYRKQQHRWHSGPMQLFRLCLPAIITSKIAFWKKTNLIFLFFLLRKLILPFYSFTLFCIILPLTMFVPEAELPIWVICYIPVFLSFLNILPAPKSFPFIVPYLLFENTMSVTKFNAMVSGLFQLGSSYEWIVTKKAGRSSEADLLAAEERDSKAMSLQLHRGASDSGLSELNKIKESQEAVPKPPVKKMNKIYKKELALAFLLLTAAVRSLLSAQGMHFYYLLFQGVSFLLVGLDLIGEQMN